Part of the Streptomyces antimycoticus genome, CCATGCGCACCAGGCGCATCGCGGCGAGCAGATCGACGCGGACCACCTGGTCGATGGTGGCGGGCGGCATGGTGGCGAAGGGGCCGGCCCAGCCCACGCCCGCCCCCGCGACCAGCAGATCCACCCGTCCGGCGGCACGGAAGGCGTCCTGGACGAGCGCCTCCGGGCCCTCCGGCGCGGCCAGGTCGACGGGGAAGGCGAGGGCCGATGTCCTGGCGGCCACGCGATCGAGCCGTTCCCGGTGACGGCCGCTGACCAGCAGCCGCCAGCCGCCCTCGGCCGCGATCCGGTCGGCGATGGCCGCGCCGATGCCCGAGGAGGCACCGGTCACCAGCGCGACCCTGGTCCCGGTGGGGTCGGCGTACCCGGTGTCCCGCACGCGGCCGCGATCGAGGGGTGCGTCCGGGAGGGGGCGGATCATGGCATCTCCCTGTCTCGCCGCCGACCGGCCGCTGACCCTGGGTCACCGGCCGTCGAGCGCGCGGTTTGACGGCGTGCGGAGCGGATACCTCCAGTGAGCCATGAGGAGCCGCGCCTCGCACCATCGGAGGTGGTCATGCACCAGCCGTCGGCACGTTTTCTCGTTGTGAGCGCCGGGATGGGGGCCGGACACGACGCGGTCGCCGCCGAGCTGGTACGCAGGCTGGAGGACTTGGGCCAGGGGGCCGGCCGGGTGGATGTGCTGGAGTTGCTGCCGCATGGGATCGGGGCGGGGCTGCGTTCGTTCTATCGGACGACCATCCGGCGTGCACCGGTCGTGTACGAGGGCATCTACCGGGCGTTCTTCCGCCCCGGCAGGGGCCCCCGGCCGGGGAGTGCCCCACTGGCGGCGCTCGCCGAGGACCGGCTGCTGGACCTGGTGGAGCGGGAGCGGCCGGACGTCGTCGTCCCGGTGTTCCATCTGGCCGCCCAGCTGACCGGCAGACTCCGGGCGCGCGGGGCCCTGGAGGTGCCCAGCGCGGTCGTGGTGACCGATTTCGCGGTACACCGCCAGTGGCTGCACCCGGGCAACGATCTGCATCTGTGTGTCACCGCGGAGGCCGCGGACACGGTGCGCCGGGCGCTCGGCCGTCCTGCGGTGGCCACCGGACCCGTCGTGGCACCGCGCTTCTTCGCCCCGGCGCCGGGGGCGGCCCGGTGGCGGCGGCACTTGAGTGCGCTCGCGCCCGGGAGGCCGCCGGTGCTGCTGTCCGTGGGGGCGTGGGGCGCCGGGACGCGGGTGGTGGACACGGCGCGGCTGGTGTCCGGGGCGGGGTATCTGCCGGTGGTGCTGTGCGGCCGGGACGAACGGCTGCGCGCCGAGCTGTCGCGCCGGCCGGATGTGGCGGCCTTCGGCTGGGAGCGGGACATGCCCGGTCTACTGGCCGCCGTACGGGCCGTGGTGGACAACGCGGCCGGTCAGACCGCGCTGGAGGCGCTGGCCACCGGGGTGCCCGTGATCGGCTACCGCCCCATCCCGGGCCACGGCCGCGAGGGCGTGCGGCGGATGGCCGCGCTGGGGCTCTCGGACCATGCGCGGGACTCGTGGGAGCTGGTGCGGCTGCTCGATGTGCTCACCGAGCCCTCCCCGTGGCGGGAGCACCGTATCGCGGCGGGCCGCCGGCTGTTCGCCGACGACGCCGCCGTCCGGCTGACCGGGGCGGTCGCGCGGACGGCGGCGTCGGGCTGAGCCCGTCGAAGGCTGGGCCACTCGAAGGACCCCACCGGGTTTCGGCCCTCGGGACCCTAGCCCGCCTTCTTGACGAACTCGGTGGTATAGGTCTTCTTCAGGTCCACCGTGGCGTTCTTCAGGTTGGGGTTGAACGCCTTGAGGACGCGCTCGACCGTCGCCGGGCCGTCCGCCGGCATCACCCCGTCCTTGGTGAACATCGGCAGGGTGCTCTTGATGGCCTCCACGTAGAGCTTCGCACCGCCCTGCGCGTAGTCGCTCGGCATCTTGGCGGCGATGTCCTCGGCCGAGTGGGTGGACATCCACTTCAGGGTCTTCACGAAGGCGTTGGCCAGCTTCTGCACCGTGTCCTTGTGGCCGTTCACCCAGTCGGCGTTCATGTACAGCGAGGAGGAGGGGTACAGACCGCCGAGCGCCTGCTTGGATCCCTCGGGTGTGCGCATGTCGATCAGGACCTTGCCGATCTTCTGGTCCACGATCTGGGCGACCGTGGGATCGGTCGTCATACCGCCCTGGATGGAGCCCTGCTTGAGGGCCGAGATGAAGGTCTGGCCCGCGCCGACCGCCACCGGGGTGAACTCGCTGGTCTTCACGCCGCTGTCGACCGCAAGGTACTTGGTCAGGAAGTCCGTGGAGGAGCCCAGCCCGGTGACACCGAGCTTCTTGCCCTTGAAGTCCTTGGGGGATGCCATCTCCCCCGCCGCCTTGTTGGACACCACCTCGACCTCACCGGGGGCCTGGGCGAGCTGGACGACGGACTCCACCTGCTTGCCCTTGACCTGCAGATCGAGGGTGTGGTCGTAGAAGCCGACGACACCCTGGACATCGCCCGCGACCAGCGAGGTGGTGGCCTGCACCCCGGCCGGCTCGGTGAGCAGCTGGACCTTGAGGCCCTCCGCCTTGAAGTAGCCGAGCCGCTGGGTGAGCATCGCGGGCATGTAGATGACCTTGTCCAGGCCACCCACCATGATCTTGACGTTGCCGTTCTCGCCGCCGGAGGCGCTGGAGTCACTGCCGCAGGCGGTGAGGGTGGTCAGAGCGAGCGCCGCGGCGACCGCGGCCGCGGAGAACTTGACACAGCTGTGCATGGGTCACGTCCTTGTGAGCGGTGATGAGCTGGGAGGAAGAAGGCGGGGGCTCAGCGGTCTTCGCCGGGCTGGGCGGGCTTCCAGCGGAAGAGCCGCTTCTCCAGGAAGGTCAGCAGCCCCTCGGCGAGCAGGGCCACCACGGCGAGGATCACCATGGCGGCGTACACACCGGCGGCGTTGAAGGTGCCCTGTGAGGAGGACACCAGCAGGCCGAGCCCCTTGGTGGCGCCGATGTACTCGCCGACGATGGCGCCGATGAGGGCGAAGCCGAAGCTGACATGGAGGCTGGTGAAGATCCACGAGGTGGCGGAGGGGATCACCACCTGGAGGGTGACCTGGCGGTTGCTCGCGCCCAGGATCCGGGAGTTGGCCACCAGGTTGCGGTCGACCTCCCGGGCGCCCTGGAAGGCGTTGAAGAAGACTGGGAAGAAGACCAGGACGACGGCCGAGGCGACCTTCGAGGCCGGGCCGAGGCCGAACCAGATCAGGAAGATGGGCGCGAGGACGATGCGCGGCAGCGCGTTGAGCACCTTGATGTACGGGCCGAGCACATCGGCGAGGAAGGCGACCCGGCCGAACGCGATCCCCAGGACCACACCGGCCACCACGCCGATGCCCCAGCCCAGGAGCGCCTCGTAGAGCGTGTACCAGATCTGCTCCCACAGCGAGCCCTGCGCGGTGCCGTGCAGCGCCCACTGCTCGAGCTGATCCCAGATCTTGGTCGGCATCGAGAAGTTGAACGGGTCGATGACGGCGGCGCGGGCCAGCCATTCCCACAGTCCGATGACACCGAGGAGCACCAAGGCGCGGCTGGTCTGGACGAGGATCGCGCGGTTGCGGGCGGCGCGTGCCCGGGCCTTGGTGCGCGTACCGGGCGTCTTGTCGAGGGCGGGGGCCGCCGTGGCGGAGATGGTCTCAGGCATCGACGGCACCCCTCTCACGGGTGATGCGGACCTCTTCGCCGAGCGAGGACCAGATCTCCCGGTAGATCTCCACGAACCGCGGCTCCAGCCGCACCGACTCGACCTTGCGGGGCCGGGGCAGATCGATCTCGAAGACCTCCTTGACGGTGGCCGGTCCGGCCGTCATCACGACGACCTTGTCGGCCAGGGCGATGGACTCCTCCAGGTCGTGGGTGACGAAGACGACACACGCGCCGGTCCCCGCCCACAGCTCCAGCAGTTCGTCCGACATCAGCGCACGGGTCTGCACATCGAGCGCCGAGAACGGCTCGTCCATGAGCAGGATCTCGGGGTCGTTGACGAAGGTCGACGCGAGCGCCACGCGCTTGCGCTGACCGCCCGACAGCTGATGCGGATAGCGGTCCTCGAAGGACGAGAGGCCGACCCGGGCCAGCCACTCACGGGCCCGCTCCTTCGCCTCCGGCTTGGGCACACCGCGAAACCGCGGGCCGGCCATCACATTCGACAGCACGCTGCGCCAGGGGAACACCGCGTCCTGCTGGAAGACGAAGCCGACGTTGGAGGCGATGCCGCGGACCGGCTCACCGGCCACCAGCACCTCGCCCTCGGTGGGCTCCTCCAACCCGCTGACCAGCGTCAGTGTCGTGGACTTTCCGCAACCGGTGGGCCCGACGACGGCGACGAACTCACCGTGCCCGACGGTCAGGTCGAGATCCCTGACCGCGGTGTGGAGGGCCCCGGACGGTGTCCGGAACGCCTTGCTCGTTCCCCGCAGCTCGATGGCGGGGCTGGTGTGGCTGCTCATGGCCGGGAGGCTAAAAGTGACCCGGGCCACAGCGGCAGTCTTCTGGTCACAACCCGTCGTTGCGCTCACAAACCGCGTTCTGCTCGTTTTGCTCGCACCCTGGCAACGAAAACGCCACGGAGACTGGGCATACGCCCCGGGCACCCTTACGGTGCGTTCACAGCACCACAAACGGACGAAGTACTACCGCTCGCACATGGCACCACACGGGATGAGCGAGACGGGAGACAGGGGGCCCATCATGCGCATCCGATGGCCCCGGCGTGTCTCCGGCCAGGTGCTCGCGGCGCAGCTGTCCATCACCGCCGGGGTGATGGTGCTGGCGACCGCGCTGTTCCTGGCCCCGCTCAGCTCCGAGATCGACAACCAGGCGATGCATCAGGCGCTCGCCATCGCCCAGACCACCGCGGCCGATCCGGACATCGCGCGGGACCTCGCCGCCACCGAGCCCAGCCCCTCGGGTCCGGTGCAGCGGGCGGCCGAACGGATCCGCCGGGCCACCGGGGCGCTGTACATCGTGGTGATGGACTCCCGGGGGGTGCGCTGGTCGCACACCACCACCGCCCGGATCGGCGAACACGTCTCCACCGATCCGGGCGAGGCGCTCTCGGGCCGGGAGGTGCTGCAGATCGACGTGGGGACGCTCGGCCGCTCGGCCCGCGCCAAGGTGCCGCTGCGCTCGAGGGACGGACGGATCATCGGGGCGGTGTCGGTGGGCATCGGGTACGGCAGTGTGCGCGACCAGCTGCTGGCGGCGGTGCCCCGGCTGCTGCTGTACGCGGGGGCGGCGCTCGGGGTGGGTGTCCTGGCGGCGATCGCCGTCTCGCGCCGACTGCGCCGCCGTACGCACGGTGTCGCGTTCGCCGACATCTCGGCGCTGCTGGACGAGCGGGAGGCGATGCTGCACGGCATCCGCGAAGGCGTGGTGGCCTTCGACCGGCACGGCCGGATCCGCCTGATCAACGACGAGGCCGGGCGGTTGCTCGGGATCCGCCCGGACGCCACCGGTCGCACCCTGGAGGAGTCACTGCCACCGGGCCGTACCACCGATGTGCTGGCGGGACGGGTGGACGGGGCGGATCTGCTGACGGTCAGCGGCACCCGGGTGCTGGTGGCCAACCGCATGCCGACCGAGGACGGCGGGGCGGTGGCGACCCTGCGCGACCGCACCGAGCTGGAGTTGCTGGGCCGCGAGCTGGACAGCACCCGCGGGCTGCTGGACGCGCTGCGGGCCCAGGACCACGAACACGCCAACCGGCTGCACACCCTGCTGGGGCTGCTGGAGCTGGGACTGCACGAGCGGGCGGCACAGTTCGTGGCCGAGCTCACCAACGCCCGGCGTGCCTCGGCCGAGCAGATCTCCGAACGGGTGCACGATCCGCTGCTGTCGGCGCTGCTGGTCGGCAAGTCGGCCATCGTGGCCGAGCGCGGGGTGGCCCTGCGCATCTCGCCCGCGACCCTGCTGCCCGGGCGGGTGGTCGATCCGCGCGATCTGGTGACCGTGCTCGGCAACCTCATCGACAACGCGCTGGACGCGGTGGCCGCACACCCCTCCCCCACCCCGTTCATCGAGGTCGAGTTGAGGGCCGAGGGCACCACCGCGGTACTGCGGGTGAGCGACACCGGTCCGGGGGTGCCACCGGGGATGCGCGAACAGATCTTCACCGAGGGCTGGTCCACCAAACGGCCCGCCCGCACCGGCTTTCCGGACTCCGGACCCGATGCCCACGCGGGGCCCACCGTGGTGTCGCCACGCGGCCGGGGCATCGGACTGGCCCTGGTACGGCGGCTGGCCGAGCGATACGGAGGCATGGCCCGGGTCACCGCCCGGGCGGGCGGCGGGGCGGTGTTCACCGTCGTCCTGCCCGAGGCCCTCACCGGGGACGACACACCCACTCATGAGTTCACCGCAGCAGGAGAGTCACGATGATTGACGTTCTTGTCGTGGACGACGACTTCCACGTCGCCGAGATCAACGCCGCGTATGTGGCCCAGGTGCCCGGCTACCGGGTCACCGCCCGCGCCCATACCGCCGCCCAGGCCCTCGCGGCCCTCGAACGCACCCCGGTCGACCTCGTCCTGCTCGACCACTATCTGCCGGACGAGACCGGGCTGACCCTGGTGCGTCGGATGCGCCAGCTCGGCCACCACGCCGACGTCATCATGGTGACGGCCGCCTGCGATGTGGCCACCGTCCAGGCCGCCATGCGCCATGGCGCACTGCAGTACCTGGTCAAGCCGTTCAGCTTCGCCGGGCTACGGGCCAAGCTGGACGGCTACGCGGGGTTGCGCCGCACCCTGGAGGGCGTCGGCGGGCGCGGCGAGACCGGCCAGGAGAGGGTGGACCGGATCTTCGGCGCCTTCGCAGCCGCCGACACTTCCGGCCCCGCCCTCCCCAAAGGCCACTCCGCGCCCACCGTCGACCTCATACGGCGGGTCCTGGACCAGGCCGACCAGCCGCTCTCCGCCCACGAAGTGGCGGAGCGCACCGGTATCAGCCGCTCCACGGCCCAGCGCTATCTGAAGTACCTCGAACATGCGGGCCGCATCAGCCTCACCCTCAAGTACGGGGACACCGGCCGTCCCGAACACCGCTACACATGGGTGGCGGTGAACTGACGGCGCCCTCAGCTGGTGGCCGAGGCCTCGTACAGGCCACGGCCGGAACGCTGGGCCCGGTCCGAGGAGCGCAGCCGCTCGAGGGTGTTGCGCACCGAGTTCACATTGGTGCGGGTCTCGTCGCGGCCCAGGGCATCGTTGACCTCGGAGGCCCGCATGGGACGGCCGGCCTTGCGCAGCGCGGCCAGCACGCTGTCGGCGAGCCCCGTGGAGCGCTCGGAGGTGGTGGCCGTCTCCTTGGTGGCCTTCTCCGCGGGCTTCTCGGCGGCCTTGGTGGCCTTGGCGGGCTTCGCGGTGGCCTTGGTGGTGGCCTTGGTAGTGGCCTTCACCGTGGCCTTGGTGGCCTTGGGAGCCTTCGCCGCGGCCTTCGCGGCGGTCTTCTTGGCGGCGGCGGTCTTCTTGGCCGCCGTCTTGGTGGCCCGCCCGGTGGCCGGCGCCTTGGCCGCCTTGCCCCTGCTGCGCTGACGGCCGATGGCCGCCTTGCGCGTGGCGGCGGAGGTACGGCCGGTGGAGCCAGTGTCCTCGGCGGTCTCCGACTCGGTCTCGGCCGCGGCCTCGGTGGCCGGCTCCGCGGCCGGCTCGGCCGGGGTGGCCTCGGCCACGGGCTTCGCCACCGCCACCGGGGCGCCGTCCACGACCTGCTCCGACGCCGTGGCGATGGAGAGCGTCTGCAGGCTGCTCAGGGCGGTGCTGACCGCCTCCAGCCGCTTGGTGACGGCCTCCAAATCACCCTTGAGTGCCTCCTGTTGCTTCTGCAGTTGGGGGAGTTCGGCCTCCAGTACCTCAATGGTCGAACCCACACTGCTGTCCGCGCTCAACGCGTTCACTTCACTTCGTCCCCTTTCTGGGCGTCTGCGCCCATCGCAGCTGTGATTATGCCTGCTGTTCAGACGGTGCGGTGCCCTGTGTGCCACTACGCAAAACAACCACACGTGTCTCAGCACCCCTTGAGAAGCCAACTTTCGGTGAAAACACACGCCTGTCACACCGCGATCGCACGGCCGATGTCATCCGGAAGGGTGGCGCCGCAAACGCGGTGACGACGTGTCAGGCCCCGGTTTTCCGGGTGGCTTCACACGGGTGGTAGAAACACCGTACCCGTCCGAGGAAACAGAGGTAGTCCCATGAAGCTGCGCTGCGCCGTGCTCGACGACTATCAGGACGTGGCGCTGTCGGCGGCCGATTGGTCCGGTGTGCTCGACGCGGTGGAGGTGGCGCCGTTCCATGAGCACATCGCCGGTGAGGAGGCGGTGGCCGAGGCGATCGGGGACTGCGAGATCGTGGTCATCATGCGGGAGCGCACGCCCTTTCCCGCATCGCTGTTCGCCCGGCTGCCACGGCTGAAGCTGCTGGTGACCACGGGGATGCGCAACGCGTCGGTCGACCTGGAGGCCGCCGCCCACCACGGCGTCACCGTGTGCGGCACGGGCGGTGCCTCGGAACCGACCACCGAGCTCACCTGGGCGCTGATCCTGGGGCTCGCCCGCCATGTGGTGCCGGAGAACACGGCGCTGCGGGACGGCGGGCCATGGCAGAGCACCGTCGGCACCGATCTGCACGGCCGCCGTCTGGGGTTGCTGGGGCTGGGGCGGATCGGTACCCAGGTGGCGCGGGTCGGCCGGGCCTTCGGCATGGAGGTGGCCGCCTGGAGCGAGAATCTCACGGCCGAGCGCGCGGAGGCGGAGCGGGTGCGACCGGCCGGCTCCAAGGAGGAGTTGCTGGAGACCAGCGACATCGTCTCGGTGCATCTGGTGCTCAGCGACCGCACCCGGGGGCTGCTGGGCGCGGCGGAGCTGAGGCGGATGCGTCCCACGGCGCTTTTGGTGAACACCTCCCGCGCGGCGATCGTGGACCAGGCGGCGCTGGCGGAGGCGCTGCGGGAGGGCTGGATCGCGGGTGCGGGGGTCGATGTGTTCGAACGGGAGCCGCTGCCGCCGGGCGATCCGTTCCGCTCCCTGCCGAATCTGCTGGCCACCCCGCACCTCGGTTATGTCACCCGGGACAACTACGAGCGGTTCTACGGCGATGTGGTGGAGGACATCCGCGCCTATCTGGACGGGGCGCCGATCCGCCGGCTGAGCCCTCCGGCCTGACCGCCCGGATCGGCGTCCTGCCTCAAGGGGGCTCATTCCAGGGCGCGTTGGGCCCATCGGGGGCCCGGCCGCCCTCGTTCGCGCATTCCACGCCCATCCACCGGTCGTCTTCCCGGGCTGAAAGCGACGCATGCCCCCGCCCGGTGGACACTATTCCGTTTCGCCTTCGTCATACCGGACAGGCTGCCTGGCACGGACAACCCATCGGCCCGCACAACAGACCGGTGCCCGGTCCACCGACCCGGCACCGCGGACGGAGGGAACGTGGCTCACAGCACACCCGGAATGCCGGCAACCGACGGGGCATCGGCCGGACAGGACGCCCTGCGGCACGGCGACGGCGGCGGCGGATCGGGGACACCGCCACCGACCCGGCGCGGCATGCTCTCGGTGGCCGCGGCGGCCGGGATCGGCCTGCTCGCCGGCTGCGGCGAGGAGTCGGCCGGCTCGCCCTCCGGAGCGGGCCCGCAAGGCTCCGGCAAGGCGGAGCGCTCCCCGTCCGCCACTCCATCAAAGAGTTCCCCCTCCCCCACCCCGAAGCCGCGGCCCGAGCTGCCCCGGGGCGGCCGGGAGCTGTCCCGCTACCGCCTGGTGGGCTACTGCGGACTGCCCGGGGCCGCCGCGCTCGGCCGGCTCGGCATCGGGGACCTCGACGACCGGGTGCGCCAGATCGAGAAGACCGCCCGCGCCTACGCCGCGGACCGCGAACCGCAGCCGGTGCTCGAACTCCTCGCGACCGTCGCCAACAGCAGCGCGGGCCCGGACGGCACCTACCGCTCGCGCACCTCCCCCGACACGATCCGCCGCTTCCACGACGCGGCCAAGCGCCATCGCGCCCTGCTGCTGCTGAACATCCAGCCGGGCCGGGCCTCGGTCCTCGGCGAGGTCAAGGCGTTGCGCGAATGGCTGGTCCACCCCGACGTCGGCATAGCCCTGGACCCGGAATGGGAGATGGGGCCGGGCGAGGTGCCGGGGAACACCTACGGCCACACCAGCGGCAAGGAGCTCACCGATGTGGCCCGCTATCTCTCCGGGATCATCGACGAACACGATCTGCCGCAGAAGCCGCTCGTCTTCCACCAGGTGGCCGTGTCCGTCGTCAGCGACCAGTCCGCGCTGCGCCCGCAGCCCGGTGTGGTGGTCATCAAGAGCGCGGACGGCATCGGATCGCCGGGCATGAAGCGGGACACCTGGCGGCAGTTGGTCAGGAACCAGCCCGAGGGCGTGCGCACCGGCTTCAAGCTCTTCTACGAGGAGGACACCGAGGGGAGCCGGCTGATGACCCCGGAAGAGGTGCTGGCCCTGCGGCCACGCCCGGATTACGTCATGTTCGAGTGAGAGCGGCGGCGCGCGCCACCAACGCGGCCGCCCCCGGCCGGAAGGCGGCCGGGGGCGGCGGGAAGAGGGGCGCTCAGGGGCGTGGCGCCGTTTGCACGGTGAGTGGCTCATGGCTGGTGACATCGCCGGAGCCGCGGCGGGTGAAGCGCATGGCGACACAGGCACCCGCGTACAGCACCGCCACGACCAGCAGCAGCGCCTGATAGCCCGTGAGCAGGGCCAGATACTCCAGGGTGCCGCCGAACAGGGAGCCCAGCAGGTTGGCGCCGAAGGCCGCCGTGGGGTCGGAGGTCGCCGCCAGCCGGTCGGAGAAGATGAGGTTGGCGCAGAAGATGGGGGCGAAGGCCAGCGCGATCGCGGCGGCCAGCCGGGGGGCGAAGGGCAGCCCCAGCACCAGATGGGACGGGATCAGCCAGGCGATCGCGAGGCTGGCGAAGAGCATCAGCTGCAGCACGAGCTGATTGACCCGGCGCAGCCTGCGCCGCACCTCCACCGCGCACAGCACGGCGACCAGCACCCCCGCGAAGACCATGGCGTTGACCAGCCAGGTGGTGCCGAAATAGAGGGCGAAGCCGATCACGTTCTTGGTCTCCAGCAGCATGAACGCCGCGCCGAGCAGGAACATGTCCACATAGCGGGCGGTACGCCGCAGCCGGACCCCGGTCAGCCGTACCGACACCAGGGTCACCAGCAGGATCGCTCCCAGGACCCCGATGTAGAGGGTGGGGATGGTGCGGTGCAGCAGATACGGGAACGGATGGTCGTCGCTGGCGGCCGAGGGCACCGGGCCCGAGGGGCGCCAGGCGGAGGCGGTGCAGGACTGGTCGCTCGAGGTGACACCCGCCACCAGGATGGCCGCCTTCTTGCCTCCGTAGTGGGTGATGCAGGGGGCGTGTCCGAAGACGGAGGTGAGCGTGGAGCCGAACCGGTCGATGAGCCAGTTCTGCCGGTAGTAGTTGTACATGGCGAACGCACCGCCGGGGGCGAGGTGGCGGTGTGCCGCCTCGAATGCCTGCCGGGTGAACAGATAGCTCTCCAGGCGCAGGTTGCTCGCGCCCGACACCAGGGTCAGGGAGTCCGGCAGGGCGAGGACGACCAGGTCGTAGCGGGTCTTGGTGCGTTCGAGGAAGGCCCGGCCGTCGTTGATGTGCACGTGCACCCGGGGGTTGGCGTAGGGCCGGGCCGGATGCAGTGACGCACCGATCTCCTGCAGCCGGGGGTCGATCTCCACCGCGTCCACCCGCTGGGCGCCGTTGGCCAGCGCCATCGCCACGTCGTTGCCGTTGCCGGCGCCGATGACCAGCACCCGGCGGTGGGAGTTCCTCGGGGTTTCGCGGTAGGGCTGCTCGTACGGGGAGCCGGGCCGCCCGAGCACCTTCAGCGGGGCGATGGACTGATGCGGTACGCCATTGGCGGAGATCTTGTAGTCCCGGCTGCCGGTGGTCGGCCTGGTCACCTCGATCTTGTAGT contains:
- a CDS encoding spermidine synthase is translated as MEHSPGPQNVRARLLLASATMLFVELALIRWTGANIVHLSYFSNFILLGSFLGIGLGFLMPAGRGQWLTRWAPIPLAVLVVLVREFPVQVRQTSGEVIYFTAVKTTGLPQWVTLPVLFGLTALIMMAIGKMTADQFRQLPSLEAYRYDLLGSLTGSVSFALLSWLRAPSVVWGVLAAVALLTLGGRRNSIRYAVPLALMVGVLALETAASGISWSPYYKIEVTRPTTGSRDYKISANGVPHQSIAPLKVLGRPGSPYEQPYRETPRNSHRRVLVIGAGNGNDVAMALANGAQRVDAVEIDPRLQEIGASLHPARPYANPRVHVHINDGRAFLERTKTRYDLVVLALPDSLTLVSGASNLRLESYLFTRQAFEAAHRHLAPGGAFAMYNYYRQNWLIDRFGSTLTSVFGHAPCITHYGGKKAAILVAGVTSSDQSCTASAWRPSGPVPSAASDDHPFPYLLHRTIPTLYIGVLGAILLVTLVSVRLTGVRLRRTARYVDMFLLGAAFMLLETKNVIGFALYFGTTWLVNAMVFAGVLVAVLCAVEVRRRLRRVNQLVLQLMLFASLAIAWLIPSHLVLGLPFAPRLAAAIALAFAPIFCANLIFSDRLAATSDPTAAFGANLLGSLFGGTLEYLALLTGYQALLLVVAVLYAGACVAMRFTRRGSGDVTSHEPLTVQTAPRP